The following are encoded in a window of Amycolatopsis solani genomic DNA:
- a CDS encoding GntR family transcriptional regulator, with translation MSKPDVTFGSWDPGREIVLDPGSPEPLYFQVSRQLHAAIEDGRLPAGSRLGNEVDLAANLRLSRPTVRQAIQTLVNQGLLVRRRGVGTQVVRTKVARPLRLSSLFDDLAGLGGKPESAVLANRVEDADAKVAELLEAPGLAHVRRLTRIRSADGEPLALMNNYLPADVLDPTDDELRERGLYQLLRAAGVRLHAAEQNIGARLATGEDAELLHEEPGAALLTMQRTTYDDTGRVVEYGWHVYRASRYTFNLSLTNGPQ, from the coding sequence ATGAGCAAGCCGGACGTCACCTTCGGCTCCTGGGATCCCGGGCGGGAGATCGTCCTGGACCCGGGCAGCCCCGAGCCGCTGTACTTCCAGGTCTCGCGGCAGCTGCACGCCGCGATCGAGGACGGCAGGCTTCCGGCGGGGTCCCGGCTGGGCAACGAAGTCGACCTGGCCGCGAACCTGCGGCTCTCGCGCCCGACCGTCCGCCAGGCGATCCAGACGCTGGTCAACCAGGGGCTGCTGGTGCGGCGGCGCGGGGTCGGCACGCAGGTCGTCCGCACGAAGGTCGCCCGGCCGCTGCGGCTGAGCAGCCTGTTCGACGACCTCGCCGGACTGGGCGGCAAGCCGGAGTCGGCGGTGCTGGCCAACCGGGTCGAGGACGCCGACGCGAAGGTGGCCGAGCTGCTGGAGGCGCCCGGCTTGGCGCACGTGCGCCGCCTGACGCGGATCCGGTCCGCCGACGGCGAACCGCTGGCGCTGATGAACAACTACCTGCCCGCCGACGTCCTCGACCCGACCGACGACGAGCTGCGCGAACGCGGCCTGTACCAGCTGCTGCGCGCGGCGGGGGTCCGCCTGCACGCGGCCGAGCAGAACATCGGTGCCCGGCTCGCGACCGGTGAGGACGCGGAGCTGCTGCACGAGGAACCGGGGGCGGCGCTGCTCACGATGCAGCGGACGACCTACGACGACACCGGCCGGGTGGTCGAGTACGGCTGGCACGTCTACCGGGCGTCGCGATACACGTTCAACTTGTCGTTGACGAACGGGCCGCAGTAG
- a CDS encoding Cgl0159 family (beta/alpha)8-fold protein — MSDLQRRIVAQRVHHPEAIAEAAANRVRAESPFNDKGRTMIIAADHPARGANAVGGNPTAMADRGELLERLCLALERPGVTGVLATADVIDDLLLLGVLDGKTVLGSMNRTGLAGSSFEIDDRFACYDAETIERMRFDGGKTLTRICLDDPATPSVLENTARAVNDLADRKLIAMVEPFLSVWSGGRVKNDLSPDAVIKSITIAAGLGRSSAYTWLKLPVVDEMERVLASSTLPAVLLGGEVKDADAAFAAWQRALALPTVQGLVVGRSLLYPHDGDVAKAVDTAVGLL, encoded by the coding sequence ATGAGCGACCTGCAGCGGCGGATCGTCGCCCAACGCGTGCACCACCCGGAAGCGATCGCCGAAGCGGCCGCGAACCGGGTGCGGGCCGAGTCGCCGTTCAACGACAAGGGCCGCACGATGATCATCGCCGCGGACCACCCCGCCCGCGGCGCCAACGCGGTGGGCGGCAACCCGACGGCGATGGCCGACCGCGGCGAGCTCCTCGAGCGGCTGTGCCTGGCGCTGGAGCGCCCCGGCGTCACCGGCGTGCTGGCCACCGCCGACGTCATCGACGACCTGCTCCTGCTCGGCGTGCTCGACGGCAAGACGGTGCTCGGCTCGATGAACCGCACCGGCCTGGCCGGGTCGAGCTTCGAGATCGACGACCGCTTCGCCTGCTACGACGCCGAAACGATCGAGCGGATGCGCTTCGACGGCGGCAAGACCCTGACCCGGATCTGCCTCGACGACCCGGCCACGCCGAGCGTCCTGGAGAACACCGCGCGGGCGGTCAACGACCTGGCCGACCGCAAGCTGATCGCGATGGTCGAGCCGTTCCTGTCGGTCTGGTCCGGCGGGCGCGTCAAGAACGACCTCTCCCCCGACGCCGTGATCAAGTCGATCACGATCGCCGCCGGCCTCGGCCGCTCGTCGGCCTACACCTGGCTCAAGCTGCCGGTGGTGGACGAGATGGAGCGCGTGCTGGCGTCCTCGACGCTGCCCGCCGTCCTGCTCGGCGGCGAAGTCAAGGACGCCGACGCGGCCTTTGCGGCGTGGCAGCGCGCACTCGCGCTACCGACCGTCCAGGGCCTGGTCGTCGGGCGGTCGCTGCTCTACCCGCACGACGGCGACGTCGCCAAAGCCGTCGACACCGCAGTGGGGCTGCTGTGA
- a CDS encoding CoA-acylating methylmalonate-semialdehyde dehydrogenase — translation MNTIEHWINGTATPAGSVRTAPVFDPATGREQARVLLAETADVGTAVTAAGKAFEAWGDSSLSQRTKVMFAFRELLVKHEDELARIISSEHGKVVEDARGEIVRGREVVEYACGIADALKGSFSDQVSRDVDVHDFRQPLGVVAGITPFNFPIMVPLWMHPIAIATGNTFVLKPSERDPSASNFVARLYAEAGLPDGVFNVVHGDKTAVDALLDHPDVAAVSFVGSTPIAKYVHERGTASGKRVQALGGAKNHAVVLPDADLEYAANHLTAAAFGSAGQRCMAISVGVAVGEAGDKLVGILERKANEVKVGPGSDPASDMGPVVTEAARERVVNSVARGAEQGATVVVDGRGLRVEGHDEGFFVGPSLLDHVTTEMDAYREEIFGPVLAIVRTGTIDEAIAVINANPYGNGTAIFTSGGEAARKFQREVKVGMIGVNVPIPVPMSYYSFGGWKDSLIGDSPVHGPAGVRFYTRAKVVTTRWPRTEARFDFPTST, via the coding sequence GTGAACACCATCGAACACTGGATCAACGGCACCGCCACCCCGGCGGGCTCGGTCCGCACCGCGCCGGTCTTCGACCCGGCCACCGGCCGGGAGCAGGCCAGGGTCCTGCTCGCCGAAACCGCCGACGTCGGCACCGCGGTCACGGCTGCGGGCAAGGCCTTCGAGGCGTGGGGCGACTCTTCGCTGTCCCAGCGCACCAAGGTGATGTTCGCTTTCCGCGAGCTGCTGGTGAAGCACGAGGACGAGCTGGCGCGGATCATCTCGAGCGAGCACGGCAAGGTGGTCGAGGACGCCCGCGGCGAGATCGTGCGCGGCCGGGAGGTCGTCGAATACGCGTGCGGCATCGCCGACGCGCTCAAGGGAAGCTTCTCGGACCAGGTTTCCCGCGACGTCGACGTACACGACTTCCGGCAGCCGCTCGGCGTGGTCGCCGGGATCACGCCGTTCAACTTCCCGATCATGGTGCCGTTGTGGATGCACCCGATCGCGATCGCCACCGGCAACACGTTCGTCCTGAAGCCGAGCGAGCGCGACCCGTCGGCCTCGAACTTCGTCGCGCGCTTGTACGCCGAAGCCGGCCTGCCGGACGGCGTGTTCAACGTCGTCCACGGCGACAAGACCGCGGTCGACGCGCTCCTCGACCACCCGGACGTCGCGGCGGTGTCGTTCGTCGGCTCCACCCCGATTGCGAAGTACGTGCACGAGCGGGGCACCGCGTCCGGCAAGCGCGTCCAGGCCCTCGGCGGCGCGAAGAACCACGCGGTGGTCCTGCCCGACGCCGATCTGGAGTACGCGGCCAACCACCTCACCGCGGCGGCGTTCGGCTCGGCCGGCCAGCGCTGCATGGCGATCTCGGTCGGGGTGGCGGTCGGCGAGGCCGGCGACAAGCTCGTCGGGATCCTCGAACGCAAGGCGAACGAGGTCAAGGTCGGCCCGGGCAGCGACCCGGCGAGCGACATGGGCCCGGTCGTCACCGAAGCCGCGCGCGAGCGGGTGGTGAACTCCGTCGCCCGCGGCGCCGAGCAGGGCGCCACGGTGGTGGTCGACGGCCGCGGCCTGCGGGTCGAAGGCCACGACGAGGGCTTCTTCGTCGGGCCGTCCCTGCTGGACCACGTGACCACGGAGATGGACGCCTACCGCGAGGAGATCTTCGGCCCGGTGCTGGCGATCGTCCGCACCGGGACGATCGACGAGGCGATCGCGGTCATCAACGCCAACCCGTACGGCAACGGCACCGCGATCTTCACCTCCGGCGGCGAGGCCGCCCGCAAGTTCCAGCGCGAGGTGAAGGTCGGCATGATCGGCGTCAACGTCCCGATCCCGGTGCCGATGTCGTACTACTCCTTCGGCGGCTGGAAGGACTCCCTCATCGGCGACAGCCCCGTCCACGGCCCGGCCGGCGTCCGCTTCTACACCCGCGCCAAGGTCGTCACCACCCGCTGGCCCCGCACGGAGGCACGCTTCGATTTCCCCACCTCGACGTAA
- a CDS encoding nitroreductase/quinone reductase family protein has translation MGYRGPLPKNAVARVNTCVGSLRTSPRWGRLVRRHLTQVTYTGRRSGRTFTTPVGYRRKGDVVTIGVRLPDAKSWWRNFTGDGAPLSLELDDTDRTGHATAHRDEKGRVTVTVHLDNPA, from the coding sequence ATGGGATACCGAGGCCCGCTCCCGAAGAACGCCGTGGCTCGCGTCAACACCTGCGTGGGCTCACTGCGGACGTCCCCGCGCTGGGGACGCCTGGTCCGCCGCCACCTGACCCAGGTCACCTACACCGGCCGCCGGTCAGGCCGCACCTTCACGACCCCGGTCGGCTACCGCCGCAAAGGCGATGTCGTGACGATCGGCGTCCGGCTGCCGGACGCGAAGTCGTGGTGGCGCAACTTCACCGGCGACGGCGCCCCGCTGTCCCTGGAACTGGACGACACCGACCGCACCGGGCACGCCACCGCCCACCGCGACGAGAAAGGCCGCGTCACCGTGACTGTCCACCTGGACAACCCCGCCTAG
- a CDS encoding TetR/AcrR family transcriptional regulator, giving the protein MTTGSVSPRRADTRRNHERILVAAGESLARTGEVSFNAIAKQAEVGVGTVYRHFPTPEALILAVYQREVRHIVDIVPVLLEKHAPDEAFQVWVTDHLAHYMMTKKGLADALRRATASRGELPASAYEAMIGAMAALLEANAAAGTVRPGLNPVVVLRGLAGLLLLDPGGDWRGEAASLAELLWHGMAS; this is encoded by the coding sequence ATGACGACGGGCTCGGTCAGCCCCCGGCGCGCGGACACCCGGCGCAACCACGAGCGCATCCTCGTCGCCGCGGGGGAGTCGCTGGCCCGGACGGGCGAGGTCTCGTTCAACGCGATCGCGAAGCAGGCCGAGGTCGGCGTCGGCACGGTGTACCGGCACTTCCCGACGCCGGAGGCGCTGATCCTGGCCGTCTACCAGCGCGAAGTGCGGCACATCGTGGACATCGTGCCGGTGCTGCTGGAGAAGCACGCGCCGGACGAGGCCTTCCAGGTGTGGGTCACCGACCACCTGGCGCACTACATGATGACGAAGAAGGGCCTGGCCGACGCCCTGCGCCGCGCGACGGCGTCGCGCGGCGAGCTGCCGGCCAGCGCCTACGAGGCCATGATCGGCGCGATGGCGGCGCTGCTCGAAGCGAACGCGGCGGCGGGGACCGTGCGGCCCGGCCTGAACCCGGTGGTGGTGCTGCGCGGCCTGGCCGGCTTGCTGCTCCTCGATCCGGGTGGCGACTGGCGCGGCGAGGCGGCGAGCCTCGCCGAGCTGCTCTGGCACGGGATGGCCAGCTAA
- a CDS encoding (2Fe-2S)-binding protein, translating into MDISLEVNGSTEHVNVEPGVTLLDALRERLAVTGPKKGCDRGQCGACTVHVGGRPVLSCLTLAATVREPVTTVEGLSTEDELHPVQQAFVDQDALQCGFCTAGQIMSAVAAVDQGVEDVREFMSGNLCRCAAYPNIVKAVEQARSADASL; encoded by the coding sequence GTGGACATCTCACTCGAAGTCAACGGCAGTACCGAACACGTGAACGTCGAACCCGGCGTGACGCTCCTGGACGCGCTGCGCGAGCGCCTCGCCGTCACCGGCCCCAAGAAGGGCTGCGACCGCGGCCAGTGCGGCGCCTGCACGGTGCACGTCGGCGGGCGGCCCGTGCTGTCCTGCCTGACCCTCGCCGCCACCGTCCGGGAGCCGGTCACCACCGTCGAAGGACTGTCCACAGAGGACGAGCTGCACCCGGTGCAGCAGGCGTTCGTGGACCAGGACGCGCTGCAGTGCGGGTTCTGCACCGCCGGGCAGATCATGTCGGCGGTCGCCGCCGTCGACCAGGGCGTCGAGGACGTGCGCGAGTTCATGTCCGGCAACCTCTGCCGGTGCGCCGCCTACCCGAACATCGTCAAGGCCGTCGAGCAGGCGAGGAGCGCCGATGCGTCCCTTTGA
- a CDS encoding FAD binding domain-containing protein gives MRPFELTAPTTVEAALATPGTFLAGGTTLVDLMKLDVLTPEHVLDINQVPLHGIDTSDGLRFGALERMSAIAAHPQVYPAISRALLLSASQQLRNMASIGGNLLQRTRCSYFRDVASPCNKRVPGSGCPALTGANRMHAILGASDSCAATHASDVAVALVALDARVKLADADGTREVALRDFYQLPGDTPALENDLRPGELITEVVVPRLDWAANSTYVKVRDRQSYEFALCSAAVALDVRDGVVADARVAVGGVGTVPWHLPSVEAALRGGPATEAAFEAAAAVAAEGAEPLSHNGYKVPLLKRTIVRALLELTEGSSR, from the coding sequence ATGCGTCCCTTTGAGCTGACCGCGCCCACCACCGTCGAAGCGGCGCTCGCGACCCCCGGCACCTTCCTCGCCGGCGGGACGACGCTGGTCGACCTCATGAAGCTCGACGTCCTCACGCCCGAGCACGTCCTCGACATCAACCAGGTCCCGCTGCACGGCATCGACACCAGCGACGGCCTGCGGTTCGGCGCGCTGGAGCGGATGAGCGCCATCGCCGCGCACCCGCAGGTGTACCCGGCGATCTCGCGGGCCCTGCTGCTCAGCGCGTCGCAGCAGCTGCGGAACATGGCCAGCATCGGCGGGAACCTGCTGCAGCGCACGCGCTGCTCGTACTTCCGCGACGTCGCTTCGCCGTGCAACAAGCGCGTGCCCGGCAGCGGCTGCCCCGCGCTCACGGGCGCGAACCGGATGCACGCGATCCTCGGCGCCAGCGACTCCTGCGCGGCGACGCACGCCAGCGACGTCGCGGTCGCCCTGGTCGCACTCGACGCCCGCGTCAAGCTGGCCGACGCCGACGGCACCCGCGAAGTCGCCCTGCGCGACTTCTACCAGCTGCCCGGCGACACCCCGGCGCTGGAGAACGACCTGCGGCCGGGCGAACTGATCACCGAGGTCGTCGTGCCGCGGCTGGACTGGGCGGCGAACTCCACCTACGTCAAGGTGCGCGACAGGCAGTCCTACGAGTTCGCGCTGTGCTCGGCTGCCGTCGCGCTGGACGTCCGGGACGGCGTCGTCGCCGACGCGCGCGTCGCGGTCGGCGGCGTGGGGACCGTGCCGTGGCACCTGCCGTCGGTCGAAGCGGCCCTGCGCGGCGGCCCGGCGACCGAGGCCGCCTTCGAAGCGGCCGCCGCCGTGGCGGCCGAGGGCGCCGAACCGTTGTCCCACAACGGGTACAAGGTGCCGCTGCTCAAGCGGACCATCGTCCGCGCGCTGCTCGAACTGACCGAGGGGAGCTCCCGATGA
- a CDS encoding xanthine dehydrogenase family protein molybdopterin-binding subunit, with translation MITRLDAPLKVTGRAKYGADHHFPGMAYGYVVLSTIAHGEIEAMDFSAAREAPGVVGVYSPFDPLEMRTATSPLFGETWVPLQDKEVTYYGQPIGFVVAETFEQARDAASLVNVAYRPLPAKTSLAEGLATAEDAPPARDGAPPSLEVLADGVESIEDAFAASPVVVEATYTTATQNHAAMEPHSAVAVWDGGELTVYSGNQASNLQAMELASALELELTAVHCVNPFVGGAFGGKGRTSAPAFLAAAASRALNRPVKAALTREQVFTATAGRAATVQTMKLGAERDGTLVALSHDSWCSTDTARSFVEPTSHGTSREWYATQNLAISQKIVPLNIPPTTFMRAPGEAPGSFALESAIDELAVALDMDPIELRIRNNSTAPPGNDLQWSSKHLDECFRIGAQRFGWAHRPPGTRTEGDWLVGMGVATAMFPALRFPATVGITLRADDTADVATSGADPGTGLLTVLSLVGAESLDIPADRITPRLGDSALPPGGLSGGSTATASAGTAIMIAAGKAIDELVALAADPGAPFEGHEVTYADGRVFADGRSMTFGELLRAVGRESLDVTGSSAPGEELTKHSFSSWGAQFCEVRVHKWTREARVSRLLGVFDSGRIINDKAARSQIMGGMIWGVSAALHEGLEIEANGRLANGDFASYLLPVNADIPEVDVHFVEYPDTLHNAVGARGLGEIGTVGMAAAVANAVYNATGTRVRHIPITIEDLLEG, from the coding sequence ATGATCACCCGGCTGGACGCGCCGCTGAAGGTCACCGGCCGGGCCAAGTACGGCGCCGACCACCACTTCCCCGGCATGGCCTACGGCTACGTCGTGCTCAGCACGATCGCCCACGGCGAGATCGAAGCCATGGACTTCTCCGCGGCGCGGGAAGCACCCGGCGTCGTCGGCGTGTACTCGCCGTTCGACCCGCTGGAGATGCGCACGGCCACTTCGCCGCTGTTCGGCGAAACGTGGGTTCCGCTGCAGGACAAGGAAGTCACCTACTACGGCCAGCCGATCGGCTTCGTCGTCGCGGAGACGTTCGAGCAGGCCCGCGACGCGGCTTCGCTGGTGAACGTCGCCTACCGCCCGTTGCCGGCCAAGACGTCGCTGGCCGAAGGCCTGGCCACGGCCGAAGACGCGCCGCCGGCCCGTGACGGCGCGCCGCCGTCGCTGGAGGTCCTCGCCGACGGCGTCGAATCCATCGAAGACGCCTTCGCCGCGAGCCCGGTGGTCGTCGAAGCCACCTACACCACCGCGACGCAGAACCACGCCGCGATGGAGCCGCACTCCGCGGTCGCGGTGTGGGACGGCGGCGAGCTGACCGTCTACAGCGGGAACCAGGCCTCGAACCTGCAGGCGATGGAGCTGGCGAGCGCCCTGGAACTCGAGCTGACCGCCGTCCACTGCGTGAACCCCTTCGTGGGCGGCGCGTTCGGCGGCAAGGGCCGGACGTCCGCGCCGGCGTTCCTGGCCGCCGCGGCCTCGCGGGCGCTGAACCGCCCGGTCAAGGCCGCGCTCACCCGTGAGCAGGTCTTCACCGCGACCGCGGGCCGGGCCGCGACGGTCCAGACGATGAAGCTCGGCGCGGAACGCGACGGCACCCTCGTCGCGCTGAGCCACGACTCGTGGTGCAGCACCGACACCGCCCGCTCGTTCGTCGAGCCGACGTCGCACGGCACCTCGCGCGAGTGGTACGCCACGCAGAACCTGGCCATCAGCCAGAAGATCGTGCCGCTCAACATCCCGCCGACGACGTTCATGCGCGCCCCCGGCGAGGCACCCGGCTCGTTCGCGCTGGAAAGCGCGATCGACGAACTCGCCGTCGCGCTGGACATGGACCCGATCGAGCTGCGCATCCGCAACAACTCGACCGCCCCGCCGGGCAACGACCTGCAGTGGTCGAGCAAGCACCTCGACGAGTGCTTCCGCATCGGCGCGCAGCGCTTCGGCTGGGCGCACCGCCCGCCCGGCACGCGCACCGAAGGCGACTGGCTCGTCGGGATGGGCGTCGCCACCGCGATGTTCCCGGCGCTGCGCTTCCCGGCCACGGTCGGCATCACGCTGCGGGCCGACGACACCGCCGACGTCGCCACCAGCGGCGCGGACCCGGGCACCGGCCTGCTGACCGTGCTTTCCCTGGTGGGCGCGGAATCGCTGGACATCCCGGCCGACCGGATCACCCCGCGGCTCGGCGACTCGGCGCTCCCGCCGGGCGGCCTGTCCGGCGGCTCGACGGCGACGGCGAGCGCGGGCACCGCGATCATGATCGCGGCGGGCAAGGCCATCGACGAGCTGGTGGCACTCGCCGCCGACCCCGGCGCGCCGTTCGAAGGCCACGAGGTCACCTACGCCGACGGCCGCGTGTTCGCGGACGGCCGCAGCATGACCTTCGGCGAGCTGCTGCGCGCCGTGGGCCGCGAGTCGCTCGACGTGACCGGTTCGTCGGCACCGGGCGAGGAACTGACAAAGCATTCGTTCAGCTCGTGGGGCGCCCAGTTCTGCGAGGTCCGGGTGCACAAGTGGACGCGCGAAGCGCGCGTCTCGCGACTGCTCGGCGTGTTCGACTCGGGCCGGATCATCAACGACAAGGCGGCCCGCAGCCAGATCATGGGCGGCATGATCTGGGGCGTCTCGGCCGCGCTGCACGAGGGTCTCGAGATCGAGGCGAACGGCCGGCTCGCCAACGGCGACTTCGCGAGCTACCTGCTCCCGGTCAACGCCGACATCCCGGAGGTCGACGTCCACTTCGTCGAGTACCCGGACACGCTGCACAACGCCGTCGGCGCCCGCGGCCTCGGCGAAATCGGCACGGTCGGCATGGCGGCGGCGGTGGCGAACGCCGTCTACAACGCCACCGGCACCCGGGTCCGGCACATCCCCATCACCATCGAGGACCTCCTCGAAGGCTGA